A portion of the uncultured Bacteroides sp. genome contains these proteins:
- a CDS encoding glycoside hydrolase family 9 protein yields the protein MRKRFCQIGLCCFFILSSVHAQDFKLTSSGYFRNGGIDVMSFSDFYPEGHQGGVCIIMNGNRVATNGDIRLEATPGQWQPVPKQLNREVNESANTITTNLCYPDSSRHLTGFNPMIYPDLQFNYTVNVKGVGNVIVVTVDLDRPIPKKFLGKVGFNLELFPGDLFGKPWIMDAKSGIFPQQANGPTISSPANQLNPGNYSSFTLGSGKLADISHLAENKQYNPIIADDIIAEPYAIGRTFTVCPNDPYNKYTVKSEMGELKLYDGRMNHNNGWFVLRSEIAAGATKEAVKWVITPNVVKEWIRKPVVQVSQVGYHPTQSKEAIIELDAQDKALLEAKLYQITSNGEKVMLSAKPLAWGNFLRYHYLKFNFSSIKEEGLYQVKYGNSESCVFRIAKDVYDRGIWQPVLEYFLPIQMCHMRVNEKYRVWHDYCHLDDARMAPALNHIDGYSQGASTLTKYKSGEFVPGLNTGGWHDAGDYDLRVESQSNEAYVLAVAYEAFHLNYDVTSVNQHERITEIHQPDGKPDILQQVENGVLTVVGGYHALGRLYRGIICNHLRQYVMLGDAGAMTDNVTGNEDDRWVFTEDNPARELETAAGMAASARVLKGFNDTLSTQALQVARELFEKTKVDRRSQSGKLQAAVELFLTTGETQYKDYILSQQEYIVSNIGRLGWFVGRADVLMKNASFSKAIRPALLTFCDSLQKQGTETPYGIPYRPSIWGAGWDIQSVGFRQYFLVKSYPDIFNKEIIYNALNFVLGCHPGSNTESFASGVGSNSATVAYGVNRADWSYIPGGVISGTAMIRPDLPELLKFPYLWQQAEYCLGGSSSQYMFLVLAAQEFLNK from the coding sequence ATGAGAAAACGATTCTGCCAAATAGGCTTGTGCTGCTTTTTTATACTTTCATCGGTACATGCACAGGACTTTAAACTTACTTCATCAGGCTATTTTCGAAATGGGGGCATAGATGTAATGTCTTTTAGTGATTTCTATCCTGAAGGTCATCAGGGTGGGGTTTGTATTATAATGAATGGCAACCGAGTAGCTACCAACGGGGATATTCGATTGGAGGCAACACCTGGTCAATGGCAGCCGGTTCCAAAACAATTGAATCGTGAGGTAAACGAGTCTGCTAATACGATTACTACCAATCTTTGTTATCCCGACTCTTCTCGTCATCTGACAGGATTTAATCCGATGATTTATCCTGATTTGCAGTTTAATTATACGGTTAATGTAAAGGGAGTTGGCAATGTTATCGTTGTTACAGTTGATTTAGACCGACCTATTCCGAAGAAATTTCTAGGTAAGGTAGGGTTTAATCTTGAGCTTTTCCCGGGAGATTTATTTGGGAAGCCCTGGATAATGGATGCCAAATCGGGCATTTTCCCTCAACAAGCGAATGGGCCGACGATAAGCAGTCCGGCAAACCAGCTGAATCCCGGAAACTATAGTTCATTTACGCTGGGAAGTGGTAAGTTGGCTGATATCAGTCACTTAGCTGAGAATAAGCAATATAATCCGATTATTGCCGATGATATCATTGCTGAACCTTATGCTATTGGCCGGACTTTTACCGTTTGTCCGAACGATCCTTATAATAAATATACCGTAAAGTCTGAAATGGGAGAACTGAAACTTTACGATGGGCGTATGAACCATAATAACGGTTGGTTTGTGTTGCGTTCGGAAATTGCTGCAGGTGCAACTAAAGAAGCTGTTAAATGGGTGATAACTCCCAATGTAGTGAAGGAATGGATACGTAAACCTGTGGTACAAGTATCGCAGGTTGGTTATCATCCAACACAGTCCAAAGAGGCAATCATTGAACTTGATGCGCAAGATAAAGCACTATTAGAGGCTAAATTGTATCAAATAACTTCGAATGGAGAAAAAGTAATGCTTTCGGCTAAACCGCTTGCATGGGGCAATTTCTTACGCTATCATTATTTGAAATTCAACTTCTCTAGTATCAAAGAAGAAGGGCTTTATCAGGTAAAATATGGCAATTCAGAATCTTGTGTATTTCGTATTGCCAAAGATGTATACGACCGTGGCATTTGGCAACCTGTGTTAGAATACTTTCTGCCGATTCAGATGTGCCACATGCGCGTGAATGAAAAGTATCGTGTATGGCATGACTATTGCCATCTTGATGATGCAAGAATGGCTCCAGCATTGAATCATATTGATGGTTATTCGCAAGGTGCTTCTACTTTAACGAAGTATAAATCGGGTGAGTTTGTCCCCGGATTAAATACTGGGGGTTGGCACGATGCGGGTGACTATGATCTTCGGGTGGAATCACAGAGTAATGAAGCGTATGTGTTGGCAGTGGCTTATGAAGCTTTCCATCTGAATTATGATGTGACCTCTGTTAATCAGCATGAACGTATTACTGAAATACATCAGCCTGATGGAAAACCGGACATTTTGCAGCAAGTAGAGAATGGAGTTTTAACGGTTGTAGGCGGTTATCATGCCTTGGGTAGATTATACAGAGGAATAATTTGTAATCATCTTCGCCAATACGTAATGTTAGGCGATGCAGGAGCTATGACGGATAACGTGACAGGCAATGAGGATGATCGCTGGGTGTTTACTGAGGATAATCCTGCCCGAGAATTAGAAACTGCTGCGGGCATGGCTGCATCTGCTCGTGTGTTGAAAGGCTTTAATGACACGTTGAGCACTCAGGCTCTGCAGGTAGCCCGTGAGCTATTTGAAAAGACGAAGGTGGATCGTCGTTCTCAAAGTGGAAAATTACAGGCAGCCGTAGAGTTGTTTCTTACTACGGGCGAAACTCAATACAAGGATTATATTTTGTCTCAACAAGAATACATCGTTAGTAATATAGGTCGCTTAGGTTGGTTTGTAGGCCGTGCTGATGTTCTGATGAAGAATGCGAGTTTCTCAAAGGCTATTCGTCCGGCTTTGTTGACTTTCTGTGATTCATTACAAAAACAAGGAACTGAAACTCCGTATGGAATTCCTTATCGTCCAAGCATTTGGGGAGCAGGTTGGGATATACAATCTGTGGGGTTTAGACAGTATTTTCTGGTAAAATCTTATCCGGATATATTTAATAAAGAAATCATCTATAATGCCCTCAACTTTGTGTTGGGCTGCCATCCGGGAAGCAACACGGAGTCATTTGCTTCAGGTGTAGGGTCAAATTCTGCTACGGTTGCCTATGGGGTTAATCGTGCAGACTGGAGCTATATTCCCGGTGGGGTTATCTCAGGAACAGCCATGATTCGTCCAGATTTACCTGAATTGTTGAAATTCCCATATTTATGGCAACAAGCCGAGTATTGTCTTGGCGGAAGTTCTTCGCAGTATATGTTTTTGGTGCTTGCGGCACAAGAGTTTTTAAATAAGTAA
- the sulP gene encoding sulfate permease, translating into MKAFEFKPKLLTALKNYSKQLFMADLMAGIIVGIVALPLAIAFGIASGVSPEKGIITAIIGGFIISFLGGSKVQIGGPTGAFIVIIYGVIQQYGEAGLIIATIMAGILLILLGVFKLGAIIKFMPYPIIVGFTSGIAVTIFTTQIADIFGLTFGGEKVPGDFVDKWLIYFKHFDSINWWNTIMSVASIGIIAITPKFSKKIPGSLIAIILITVVTYLLKIYGGIDAIDTIGDRFSISSQLPDAQVPALTWESMKGLFPVAITIAVLGAIESLLSATVADGVTGDKHNSNTELIAQGAANIITPLFGGIPATGAIARTMTNINNGGKTPVAGIVHAVVLLLILLFLMPLAQYIPMACLAGVLVVVSYNMSEWRTFRALMKNPKSDIAVLLITFFLTVIFDLTIAIEVGLVIACLLFMRRVAETTEISFITDEIDPNEELDIAVHEEHLVIPSGVEVYEIDGPYFFGIANKFEEQMVQMGDRPKVRIIRMRKVPFIDSTGIHNLTNLCRMSKKEKITVVLSGVNEKVHQVLQKSGFYELLGEENICDNINAALERANEIIRK; encoded by the coding sequence ATGAAAGCATTTGAATTTAAACCAAAGCTACTCACTGCTTTGAAAAATTATTCTAAACAACTATTCATGGCAGATTTGATGGCCGGTATCATTGTGGGTATCGTGGCACTTCCTCTAGCCATAGCGTTCGGTATTGCTTCGGGAGTATCTCCGGAGAAAGGTATTATTACTGCCATTATCGGAGGATTCATCATCTCATTTCTAGGAGGAAGCAAGGTACAGATTGGAGGGCCTACCGGTGCATTTATCGTGATTATTTATGGCGTCATTCAGCAATATGGAGAAGCCGGATTAATCATCGCCACCATCATGGCCGGAATATTACTCATTCTATTGGGAGTATTTAAGCTAGGTGCTATTATTAAATTTATGCCCTACCCTATCATCGTTGGCTTTACCAGCGGTATTGCTGTGACAATTTTCACCACACAAATAGCTGATATTTTCGGGCTCACCTTTGGAGGAGAGAAAGTGCCTGGAGACTTCGTAGACAAGTGGTTGATCTACTTTAAACATTTCGATAGCATTAATTGGTGGAACACCATTATGAGTGTGGCAAGCATAGGAATTATTGCCATCACCCCAAAGTTTTCTAAAAAGATTCCGGGGTCATTGATTGCTATTATTCTTATTACGGTAGTCACTTACCTCCTAAAAATATACGGAGGTATTGATGCCATTGACACGATTGGCGACCGTTTCAGCATCAGTTCTCAATTGCCTGACGCTCAAGTGCCTGCATTAACATGGGAATCGATGAAAGGGTTATTTCCTGTCGCCATAACCATTGCTGTATTAGGTGCCATAGAATCATTACTATCAGCAACTGTAGCCGACGGTGTGACCGGTGATAAACATAATTCCAATACAGAATTAATAGCACAAGGAGCTGCCAATATTATCACTCCACTTTTTGGTGGTATTCCTGCAACCGGTGCCATTGCCCGAACCATGACCAACATTAATAATGGTGGAAAAACTCCTGTAGCCGGAATAGTCCATGCGGTTGTTTTATTATTGATTTTACTATTCCTTATGCCTCTGGCTCAATACATTCCAATGGCTTGCCTCGCCGGTGTACTGGTAGTAGTATCCTATAACATGAGTGAATGGCGTACTTTTAGGGCATTGATGAAGAACCCTAAATCGGATATCGCCGTGTTATTGATCACGTTTTTTCTCACGGTCATCTTCGACCTGACTATCGCAATTGAAGTCGGTTTAGTCATTGCTTGCTTACTGTTTATGCGCCGTGTAGCCGAAACAACGGAAATATCGTTCATAACGGATGAAATAGACCCAAACGAAGAACTGGACATAGCTGTGCATGAAGAACATCTGGTTATTCCTTCGGGAGTAGAGGTATACGAAATAGACGGACCGTATTTCTTCGGTATAGCCAATAAGTTTGAAGAGCAGATGGTACAAATGGGTGATCGTCCCAAAGTACGCATTATCCGCATGCGTAAAGTTCCATTTATTGATTCTACAGGAATTCACAATCTTACAAATCTTTGTAGAATGTCGAAGAAAGAAAAAATAACCGTTGTGCTTTCAGGAGTAAATGAAAAAGTACACCAGGTACTTCAGAAATCAGGTTTCTACGAATTGCTTGGCGAAGAAAATATCTGCGATAATATCAATGCAGCCTTAGAGAGAGCAAACGAAATTATTCGTAAATAA
- a CDS encoding rubrerythrin: MTKSIKGTQTEKNLMHSFAGESQARMRYTYFASAAKKEGFEQIAAIFTETADQEKEHAKRMFKYLEGGMVEITASFPAGVIGTTLENLQAAAAGEHEEWTLDYPHFADVAEEEGFREIAAMYRNIAKAEKEHEERYLAFVNNIETASVFAKEGEVLWQCRNCGYVHSGKTAPKACPACLHPQSYFEVKKENY, encoded by the coding sequence ATGACTAAAAGTATTAAAGGAACTCAAACCGAAAAAAATCTGATGCATTCATTTGCCGGAGAATCACAGGCAAGAATGCGCTACACTTATTTTGCAAGTGCTGCTAAAAAAGAAGGTTTCGAACAAATTGCAGCGATTTTCACTGAAACAGCTGATCAGGAAAAAGAGCATGCAAAGCGTATGTTTAAGTATCTTGAAGGAGGAATGGTAGAGATAACAGCCAGTTTCCCTGCGGGAGTAATCGGTACCACACTCGAAAATCTTCAGGCCGCTGCCGCCGGTGAGCATGAAGAATGGACATTAGATTACCCTCATTTTGCCGATGTGGCCGAAGAAGAAGGTTTTCGTGAAATCGCAGCTATGTATCGCAACATAGCTAAAGCTGAAAAAGAGCACGAAGAGAGATATCTTGCTTTTGTGAATAACATCGAAACAGCCTCTGTATTTGCGAAAGAAGGAGAAGTTCTTTGGCAGTGCCGCAATTGTGGTTATGTGCATTCGGGTAAGACAGCTCCTAAAGCGTGCCCGGCATGTTTGCATCCGCAATCTTATTTTGAAGTGAAGAAGGAAAATTATTAA
- a CDS encoding AGE family epimerase/isomerase, which yields MAMKGIRLFVLAIALAFAAQAYSQEKEIETLCEETIQDLKGNILPFWMNKDVDPNGGFYGFLTFDGRPRANAPKGGVLNARILWSFSSGYRLFGNKEYLALANRAQRYFIDYFIDKKYGGTYWIVGADGAPLDSMKQTYGIAYGIYGLSEHFHATGNNESLQKAIELYQTMETHVRDSIKEGYIEAFTRSWGRTSRLAYKGRATKTMNTHIHVLEAYTSLYRVWKDAGLRQRLETLIHLVSEKLYNPVTHHLILYCDSDWNSLDDVDSYGHDIETSWLLSEAAEVLGDEALKVKIDKIAVDMAETALKEGGTPEGGMIYERKGTHYQRELSWWCQAETVLGCINAWQITGDEKFLNSAIKTWTFIKTKMIDPVYGEWYSTVSDTGKAMKKEPKANMWRCPYHNSRMGYEIYTRLKRGEGQN from the coding sequence ATGGCTATGAAAGGTATTCGTTTATTTGTTTTAGCTATAGCTTTAGCCTTTGCCGCACAAGCTTATTCGCAAGAGAAAGAAATAGAGACACTCTGTGAAGAAACAATTCAGGATTTGAAAGGTAATATTCTTCCTTTTTGGATGAATAAGGATGTTGATCCTAACGGCGGATTCTATGGTTTCCTTACGTTCGATGGTCGGCCAAGAGCTAATGCTCCTAAAGGAGGTGTGCTGAATGCCCGTATCCTGTGGTCCTTTTCGTCCGGTTATCGCTTATTTGGTAATAAAGAGTACCTAGCATTGGCCAATCGTGCTCAGCGCTATTTTATCGATTATTTTATAGATAAAAAGTATGGTGGCACATATTGGATTGTTGGTGCTGATGGTGCTCCACTCGATTCAATGAAACAAACGTATGGAATAGCCTATGGCATCTATGGATTGTCCGAACACTTCCACGCTACGGGCAATAATGAAAGTCTTCAGAAGGCTATAGAGCTTTATCAAACTATGGAAACGCATGTGAGAGATTCTATAAAGGAGGGTTATATTGAAGCTTTTACCCGCAGTTGGGGGAGAACGTCTCGTTTAGCTTATAAAGGTAGGGCCACAAAGACGATGAATACCCATATTCATGTTTTGGAAGCTTATACTTCTCTTTATCGAGTATGGAAAGATGCAGGCTTGCGTCAACGCTTGGAAACTCTGATACATCTTGTTTCCGAAAAGCTTTATAATCCCGTCACTCATCACTTGATTCTGTATTGTGATTCTGATTGGAATAGTCTGGATGATGTTGATTCGTATGGTCATGATATTGAAACGTCTTGGTTGCTAAGCGAAGCTGCAGAAGTTCTTGGTGATGAGGCTTTGAAAGTGAAGATAGATAAAATCGCTGTAGATATGGCTGAGACGGCTTTGAAAGAGGGTGGGACTCCTGAAGGAGGAATGATTTACGAACGCAAAGGGACTCATTATCAACGTGAACTTTCTTGGTGGTGCCAGGCAGAAACAGTGCTGGGATGCATCAATGCTTGGCAGATAACCGGGGATGAGAAGTTTCTTAATAGCGCAATTAAGACTTGGACATTTATTAAAACCAAGATGATCGATCCTGTTTATGGTGAATGGTATAGTACGGTATCCGATACTGGCAAGGCGATGAAGAAGGAGCCAAAAGCAAATATGTGGCGTTGTCCTTATCATAACAGTCGCATGGGCTACGAAATCTATACAAGGTTGAAAAGGGGAGAGGGTCAGAACTAA